The sequence below is a genomic window from Methylotuvimicrobium sp. KM2.
TAATATTTGCCCAATTAACGTTACGTCGCCGATCGGCGATGCCAGCGGTTCGATGATTTCAAGCGTGGCTTGAGTGGCCGTTATACGTTCGGCAAATGTTGCCGATAGCTGTTTCAGCAACGGTGATAGCGCTATCGGGCTCATTTGTACGGCGCGCCGCCCGGTGCGAGAATATTCCAGTAGGTCCTCGATCAATTGGCTCATACGGTTTCCGGCTTCGATGACATTATCGAGGTAATGGCGGCCCTCGTCATTGAGCGTATCGCTATGCCTGCGTGCCAGAATTTGCGCAAAACCGTTAATGGCGCGAAGCGGTGCGCGTAGATCGTGCGAAACCGAATAAGAAAATGATTCAAGTTCTTTATTGGCTTGCTCCAGCTCGGCCGTGCGCTCGCTAACCCGTCGTTCCAAATAGGCATTCAGTCTGAGTACTTCCTGTTCGGCTTCGATTCGTTCGGTGATGTCCAAACAATAGCCCAGATAGCCGACAAAATCGCCTTTGTGATCGTAACGAGGTACGCCGTCGTCGATAATCCATCGGTATTCCCCATCATGACGCCGCAAGCGGTAAACCATTGAGAATTTTTCGCGCTTGTCGAAAGCCTCATTATAGACTTGCACGCAACGATCGTAGTCATCGGTATGCACGCCTTCGGCCCAGCCTAAACCCCATTCTTGTTCCATCGTCCGTCCGGTGAATTGAAGCCAGGGTTCGTTGAAATAGTCGCACATCTTATCGAGGCGCGCCGACCAAATGAGCACGCGCCCATTATTGGCAAGTGAACGATAACGCGTTTCGCTTTCCTTCAATGCAATTTCGGCGGCCTTTTGATCTTCGATCAAGCTTAATAAAACCAAGCGCTGCCGGTCCGATTCCTTTAACAATTGTTCGGTTTCGGTTCGTGCCGCATGAGTGGCTTGTTCGGCTTGTTTTCGTTTGGTGATATCGATCACGATCGCGACCGTCCAGTTCGGCGACTGACCTTCTTCCCATAACGGCGAAACCGTTAAGTTGACCCAAACGCTGTCGCCGTTTTTATGGATATAGCGTTTTTCCATCGAAAATTCGCGAATTGCTCCGGCCAGGAGCCGCTGCGTTTTTGCGTTGTCGGCCGCCACATCTTCGGGATGCGTGATGCTTTGATAGGTCAGTTGTTCCATTTCATCGCGGGTATATCCGACGATATCGCAAAATCGCCGATTGATTCGCATGAAGCGGCCGGTGCGTATGTCAACCTGTGCAACGCCTGCCGCCGCTTGCTCGAATAAGGTGCGAAATCGCGTCTCGCTTTCTCGAAGCATCGCGGTGTCGCGGTCGCGCCGAAGCCTTATTGTCATTAGCGATCCGAGCATTACAACCGCTAAAGGGTAGATCGTCAAAACCGGTAAGGCGATATCAGACAGGACCTGTATTGCGGTGGAATAAGGAAGAACCAGCATCAAGGCTAGCATCAAAACATGCACGATAAGCCCGAATAGCCAAAGTTCGCGCCACGATATTTCGACGAGCGGCGATGGCCGAAAATGCCGCCAGAGTATGCCCGCGAGTCCCGATACGATAATGACCGAAACTCCGGTCCATGTCGCAATGCCGCCTTGATAGAGTCGTAATGCCGCTGTGCCGGCCATGGCAACGGCGGTCGGGATGGCGCCGAAAAACAAGCCGGAAATACTTAACAGCACCGACCGAGTATCGAAGATGATGCCGGGTTGATAATACCAAGGCGTCAGCATGATGACCATGCCGATCAAGGCAATCCCCAAGCCGATTGCAATTTGTCCGGCTAACTTAGGTTTGAATAACAAGCGCCCGGCCGTCATGTCGAAGGCTAGCGCGATCGTCAGTAATAATGCGGCATTTTGGAGTATTGCTAGCGCTCCGGAGGCAATCATGGCTTGAGTTCCGGTACTGAAGCGGAGTAACGCGTCGGTTCGCCGAGCCGGGTTAGTAGGGCGTTGACTTCTTGTTTCAAGTCCATGATCCTCGACTCTCTATCTAAGGTGACCGTGTGCCAGCGGCGCAGTTCGTCTAATTGCCGGTTAAGTTTTTGAGTATCCTGTTCTCTTTCGATCGCAATCGCGGCTAAATGCGCAAAGGCATTGATCAGCTGTCGCTCGCTTTCGGTTGCGTGGCGCGGCGTTCGGTAATAAGCCGCGAAAGTGCCGAGTACCTTGCCGGTTCCGGAAAGAATCGGCGTCGACCAGCAGGCGCGTAAATCATGGTCGAGAGCGAGGTGTTTATAATTTTTCCATAGCGGGCTTTCGGCGATATCGTCGACGAATACCGGTTGCTTAGTAAAAGCCGCGGTGCCGCAGGAACCGACGGAAGGCCCGATTTCAATGCCGTCCACGGCTTGGTTGTATGCAGCAGGCAGGCTCGGTGCCGACCCATGTCTAAGATGTAAGCCGTCCGCATCCATCAGCAAGATCGAGCACAGCATGTCGGGGCTGTGCTGTTCTATGTTGCGCGCGATATGTTTCAGTATTGTCGTTAGCGGTCGCCCTTCGGCGATTTGCTCCAAGGCGTTGTTAGCTGCGGCGAGCAGAGCTTGCTGTTGTTTGAGTTCGCTGATGTCTCGGGCGATGCCTAGAACGCCGATGAGTTTTCCGTTGGCATCGTACATCGGGGTTTTCGTGGTTTGCACCCGAATATTGCGCCCGTCTCCCGAAAAAGTCAGCGCTTCTTCGTTCGTGACCGGCTTTCCAGCGGCTGCCGCGGCCAGGTCGTTCGCGCGGAAAGCGTCCGCTGTTTCCGGGCTGACAAAGTCGTAATCGGTTTTGCCGATAATTTCGGATGCCGGGACTCCGAATAATTCTTCGATAGCCGGATTGCAGGCCAGGAAGGTCCCGCTATGATCTTTTAGCCATACAAAATCGGGTATTGTCTCGAAGAGTGTTTTTAATCTATATTCGGCTTGTTTGCGCGCGGTTTCGCGTTCGAAATTATCCAGTGCGAAAGAAATATCCTGAGCCATTTCTTCCAACAAAGTGCGCATTTGACGGTCGAAAATATGCGTTTCGGCGGCATAAAGGTTGAATACCGCGACCAATCGGTTGCCGCAACGCAAGGGCAGTGCAACCGATGCGCCGATGCCGTATTGCCGGGCCAGGCCATGCCATGGCGCTGTTATCGCGTCATTGAGAAAGTCCTCGCAATAATAAGGGCGTCCTTTGCGCATGACGTTAGCGGTCGGTCCCCGTCCTTTCGATGAATCGGGGGTGATCGCGATTTCGGTTTGGCGGATGTATTCGTCGAGAGCCCCGAAACTGGCTGCCGGTTCGATTCGACCGGATATCTCGTCGATGCGGCCGATCCAAGCGCCAAGGTAACCGCCGTATTCGACCGCGATGCGGCAGAGGCGTTGAAAAAGCTTGTTCGGATCGCGAGTTCTTACGATTGCCTGGTTGGTTTCGCTGAGTGTTGCATAGGCTTTGTTGAGGCGCTGTATTTGCTCTTCGGCGGCTTGTCGAGCGCTTATGTCACGAATAAAGCTTTGCCGGTAATGATTGCCGTCGATCTCTAAAGGGCTGCAACTGATTTCGACCGGAAAGATATCGCCGTTTTTGCGTAATTGTAGTGTTTCGAACAACGCTCCGTCCTTCGTGTCGGCGGATGGCCAGATGTTTTGGATGGCGGCCTGAAGATGCGACGGCGTTAAGTCGCGGATAGTCATCGAGCGCAATTCGTCGATCTCGTAACCGTATGCCGATGAGGCGGCTTCGTTGGCTTCGACGATGCGTCCTTCGAGATCGGTTAGTAAAAAAATATCGCGCGCCAGTTTAACTAATCTGTCGTAATGTCCGACAATTGCCGCTCGATCTTCCAGTTGCCGTTGCCGGAACAAGGCAAAGCGCATTTGTTGACTGCGCCAGAGCAGCAAAACGGCAAGACCTCCGGCGCCAACTGCGAATATTACCACTAGAAAAATTAATTTTGCTCGTAGTTTCAACGGTTTCAATATTGTATCGGCGTTATTTTCTAATAAGACATGCCAAGGCATGTCGGAAATCGGTTGGAATGCCGCCAATACTTCCAGATCACGGTCATTGATACATCTGCAAAAACCGGCTCCGTCGAGCACCGCTCGGGCAGCGGACAAGTTGGTTTGGCTTAACGGTTTGCGGATTGCGAGCGGAGAGCTGGCTATCCCTTCGGTTTTGTTGAGATAGACCACTTCATCGCCTTCTCGGCGTACTAAAAATAATTCCGAATCGGCGGAAATGGCCGACCATTCATTGAGGGATTTGTAAAGCTGTATAGTCGGATCGGCGCTCAATACCATCATGACAAAGGTTTTTTGCGGCTCGTTGACGATTATCGGTGTGATGAATTCGAGGCGATATTGGTCGGGATTGGATCTGAGGCGATGAATGTCGTTGATCGTCAATCGCTGGGATTGTGACGAGTCGATAATGGCTTGTCGCAGTGCGTCTGAAGTTTCGATGGCTTCGCCGGTTGCGAATAAAGGATGTCCTTCCTTGGTATAGAGCTTTACGCCGACCCATTCTTTGGTTTCGAGCAGGGCGTCGAAATAGCTTTGCAGTTTTGCTTCAAGTGTTTTATCTAATTGACTGGAAACGTGTGCATCGATGGCTAGAGGTGCCGGGTGGGATTGTATCAGTTTGACGTCCTGGCGGCGTTCGGTTAACCAGTTTTCGATATGACGGGCTTTGGATTTTACGATGGTCGACTCTACGGAAAATTGCTGGGCGGTGAACTCTTCAGCCTGTTGGCGGTATACCAAATAGCCGAAGCCGCCAATCGAGAGGGCTATTGAAATGTAAGCGGCTATTAGTAAACCGGCTCGAAAGTTGAAGACACCGGAGTCTACTTCATCCTGGGTTGGAAGTTTTAATCTCAACAATGCATAAAGGATGAGCGCGGTCATCAACACGAAGGCAGCGCCTTTCCAAGCTTGAATGCGCACCAGCAGAGTTCGGTCGGTGATGAGTAAGCCGACTAGCCAATCCGAAGCCAATATCCAAAAGCCTGCGAAAGCCAAATACAAGAGTGTGATGATCGCTGCTTTTGAAAGTCGTTGGCGCACTGTTATGTTCCTATAGTGAGCTCATAAAATGGGCGTTGACTCGGGTTGTTATTGACGCTGATGGTAGTTATACGAGTTTGTTTTTATCGATTAGCGCTTAGGATACAGGTTAGTCGTAAAAAAACAAATTTTGGTTATAGGGGCCTAAGAGTCACTGCTATTAAGTTAAGAGAAGTTCGTCATTTCGCCATGCATGGCAGGATTTTGAAGCGCATTCGGGCCTGAATGCCAGGTTAACTTAATGACGTTAGCGGGTTGGTGCGACACGATAATTTGATCGCTTCTGTGAATAATGCTGCTTAAAGTGCGACTTTGGTGCGCAAATAAGAAACAATTGCACCTGGTTGATACAATTAGTTGTTTTATTGCAACAGGAATTATTGTTTGCCTAGCGGCAACGGGTTTTATAAAAGCCTGGGAAACGTTTTTAATATGATGAAATCTAAGGATTAAATAACTTGTTGTTAATGGATGGATTAAGTGTTTACCAAAATATATGGAGTTTGGCAAGTGCTTTGCTTCGAACAAAGTGACCATGAAAAAAAGTGGCGGGGCGATGGTTGCAGCTCTAGCCGGTTTTTGACTATTTTTTGATGCTTCTGTGAGGATAATTCCATGACTTTAACAATGAATACTTCCATGAGTTTTTTTGAGGCGGTAGCTGGTTGGCCGATGATCGCTTCATTCGACCTAGCTGGATTTACATTATTGATGTTTTTTATCATTTTGTCCGCCATTGAGGCGCATCGTCCTCGAAAGAAATTGCCGAAAAGTAATTTAAAAAACTCTTATCGGGTTAATATTACTTTATTGTTGTTCAACAGTTTGGTGTTGTCGTTGTTGTCGGTTTCATCGTTGCTGATTGTGGCCGAGAATTTTTCCGGTGCGGGTATTTTGAGCGGGATGTCGGATTCATTGATGAAGGCCGCGTTGTCGTTACTTTTGCTGGATTTGGTATTTTATCTTTGGCACAAGGCTTGTCATGACTTCGATGTTTTATGGCTATTTCATAAAGTCCACCATAGTGAGCCGTATTTGAATGCCTCGACCGCCTATCGTGTGCATATTTTGGAGATATTGGCCGCTACATTCATTAAAGCATTCAGTATCGTCATTTTCGGTTTCGATAAGGCCAGTGTATTGGCTTACGAATTGTTGATGATGCTGTTTGTTATGTTTCATCACGCAAATATTGCATTTTCTCGAGAAAAAGACCTAGGGTACTTATTCATTACTCCCTATCTGCATCGGGTTCATCACTCGACGGTTCGAACCGAGCATGACAGAAATTACGGCGCGGTGTTTTCGATTTGGGATCGTTTGTTTGGAACTTTGATCGAGTTGGATCCCAAACAAATTGGACTGAATGGTCAAGCGCCGCTGACTTTTTTCAAATTGTTAAAGTTCGGTGTGACGCCGGAACCCAAGGCGAATCCAGTCGATGAGATGCCCGAGGCCATGCCGATGATTGCCGAAGCGGCATATTTCAAAGCCGAAAAGCGCGGTTTTGAACCGGGTAATGAAATGCTTGATTGGTTGGAGGCGGAACGCGAAGTCGTTCGGAATGCTTATTCCGGTAATGCCATCAAAAAACGCTTCCGGTTTGATATAGGGACCTTGTTGAAGCTAAGCCTCAAAAACAATGGTGCCATGCAGAGTTAATTGACTCAATAATGGAACGGGCATGATTCATGCCCGTTCTTTTCTCGTTCCCATGCTCCTGCGTGGGAATGCATACCGATTTTTCTTCGGCAACCAAGGTACGGGTTCCCACGGAGGACCGTGGGAACCAGAATAATGCATAACTAAAGGTGCTGTTTGATCACTCTGTGTATATCGAACTTTAGTAGCTTCGATAGTCGCGACGAAGGCGTCGCTCCCACAGTACTTTCCGCGTTCGCACGTTCCTGCGTGGGAATGCATACCGATCTTCCTTCGGCAACCAAGATACGGGTTCCCACGGAGGACCGCGGCAACCAGAATAATCAATGATTAGGCATAGCTTCCGGTCATGTCCCGACCGATACTCCCTTCGTTACTTTTTTCTTTAACGCCATTGATTTTGTCGGTAATCAAGGTTTGCATGTCGTTGAATAATTGTTTTAGGTAGCGTGCGAACCGAGAGAGCAAAACTTGAGCCTCCATCTGTAATTTGTGAATTTCGATAAAAGTGGAGCCGGCTCTTTGTTGGATTGAGCTAACAATTTTTCCTCGCCAAAAAAACTTGATCTCTCCAGGGGCTGCTTGCCAAACCTCCTTGAAGTCGTCGCGAGCGTTTTTAATCGGCCACAACACTTTTTGGTCGAGCATATGAAGAATTTCGTCGGTCAAGTGGCGATAATTGCCGTTAAATTGGTCGAGCATATCGCTATGGCGGCTTGCCAGTGCGTTCAAGATGTTTTGATAATATTTCAACACATCGACTTTGGCGTCGTTCAGCTTGCGTGTGCCGGTTTCCAGTATATTCATAGCGAAATAGTTTTTAGTGGTTACGGGCAATGAACGGGCGACTTCGATAAGGTCTTTGATTTGTGCGAGTTTGGCTACCGTCGATGCGCCGAGTTTGCCGCCTTGTAGAAGGCGGCGGTATTCGGCGATTTTCATCCATATTAAACTGAGCAAGGAATGCTGGGCGATATTAAGAGCCGCTTCCAGTTCGGTTAAGCGGCTATGGCTTTCCGATAAGGATTTTTCCAACGACTCCACTGTTTCGGATTTCATTTGTAGAGCCTGTGTTAAAATTGAAACTTGCTGTTCAAGGTGCGCTAACTGGCCGAGCAATTCGCTATGCTCGTTATTCGGATTCAATGACATTGTTTTCCCCTCTTGGAATGAATGGCCTATTTTTATTAATTAAGTGGTTTTTTCGGCCAGCGGAACTTATTAACAGTTATATGATATAAAGTCAATTATCGATATCCGCCCTTATCGGTGTTAATGGATTTGTTCCATGGATGTGAGTAGTCACTGCAATTTGACAGTATTGATGGATTCAACGTACTTTTGTTAATCTTTTTCTTTGTGTGGGATGTGCGGCATTTAATGATCTGACTTGTAAAGGCACTTCGAATTAAACTTAGGTATTACTCCCTTTTGATCGAAAAACCGCCTAGGAATTAAAGGTATGGGATGTGTCTATCGAGGACCGCCGTGAACCCATCCATGGGGGCTTGACGGCAGCAATCCCTGCTGCCGACATCCTCGCTAGCCACACCCCATACCTTCATAAAGTTAACCATTTTTTGAGTATAAAGGGAGTAGCTGTATCATTCCCAAAATAAATCAATAGTCTATGTTTAAGTCAGCAGATATGTGCCGAATGGTTACTAAATTGTAGAGCAACACAGTGAGTAATTACGATTGTAATGAATCGATACGACTAGGGCTCATGCCCCCGTTGACAGGATTAGTCGGGATCTACGGTGACGAAATCGTTCGTGCCGCAACGATTGCTTGCGGCGAAATCAACGAGCGGGGCGGAGTGCTTGGGCGGCCTTTGCAATTGATCGTCGAGGATGATGGCAGCTTGCCGGAAACAGCGGTGCAAGCAGCTATCAAGCTTGTCGACGAGCATCGTTGTTCGGCGATCATCGGTAATCTGCTGTCGAACTCCCGGATTCTGGTCGCGACTCAAGTCGCCGAACCGAGAAGAATACCTTATCTCAACTTCTCGTTTTACGAAGGCAGTATATCCGGTAGGTATTTCTTTCATTTTGCGGCTTTGCCTAATCAGCAAATCGATAAAATGATTGCTTGCATGGCCAAATATTACGGTCAGAAAATGTTTTTCGCGGGTAATAATTATGAATGGCCTAGGGGGTCTATCGATGCCGCGAAACGCGCTTTGACGGAACTGGGCGGAGCGGTGGTCGGAGAGGAATATTTATCGATCGGCGTTTCGTACCGCGAAATCGACGATTTGTTAAAACAAGTTGCTCACTCGGGGGCCGATGTTTTTGCGCCATTTTTTGCCGGCATCGATCAAGTCAAGTTATTAAGCCGCTTTTCGGAATTAGGTTTAAAAAACCGTATGACGGTCGTCATGGGGCATTTCGACGAGATAATGGCTTCAAGGTTGCCGGCCTCGGTGCGCGAGGGCTTTTATTCTTCGAACACCTATTTCATGAGCGTGGATACGCCGGAAAACCGTAACTATTTGGCGAGGCTTGAGCAACTGCCGGGCATCGACGGTCTTTGGCCATACGGAAACGGTATGTTGACGAATTTCGGCGAGGCAACTTATTTATGCGTGCAGGCCTTCGCCAAAGCTGCAGAGGTTGCCGGATCGGTGTATCCCGAAGCCTTGGTTGCGGCACTGGAAAACGTGTCTATCAAAGGTCCGCAAGGACGCGTGCAAATGGATGCGAATACTCATCATGCCTATGTCAATACCTATCTATCACGGTGTACCGCTGAGGGTTCGTTTAGAATTATCGAAAGCTTCGGCCTCATACCTCCAGTAATCCCTGATCGTTATCGAATGCAGACACGACAACCGGTCGAAGCGGGTAAGGTCGATTCGGTCTCGCAATTAATTACCGACGATGCCAAGCAATTAATGCAAAAATTGAGTACCGCTTGGGATATCCTGTCAATCGCCGATATGGCGATTTTGGCGACCGACGAATTCGGTATCATCGTCGAAGCCAACACGAATGCTTGCCAGGTATTCGGGTATTCCAGCAAAGAATTAATTGGGCTTTCGGTTCATTTGTTGCTGCCGCCGCATTTGCGCGAACGGCATGTCGAGTTATTTCGCTTATTCGTCGAAGGCGAAGAAACCGAGAGGCGCATGAGTGGGCGTAGCCCGGTAACAGGCTATCGTAAGGACGGCACTTTTTTTCCTTTGGAAGCCTCGATCGCTAAATTTCGTCAGGACGGGCATTGGCTGTTAGTCGTCACGATGCGCGATATTACCGAAAACAAACGAGTTGAAGACGAAATTTTATGGTCCGCAACGCACGACGCACTAACCGAATTACCGAACCGAAGACTTCTACGCGAAAGGCTGACGGATGCTTTACAACGATCGCGCAGGCAAGGCACCAACGTTGCCTTGTTATTTGTCGATCTCGATAATTTTAGTCTAGTCAATAATATACATGATCACAAGGTTGGCGATCAGGTGTTGCAAACGACCGCAAGGCGCTTGATGGAAATCGTTAGGCCAGGCGATAGCGTGGCGCATTTGTCTGCCGATGAATTTGTCGTGCTTTGCGAGCAATTAGAGAACCCGACAATGATTTCAACGCTCGCCGAACGGATCAATGAAGCCTTGAGGCAGCCAATAGATATCAATGGCAATCAGGTATCGGTAACGGCCAGTGTCGGTATCGCGGTAGGACAAGGCAGCACGCATTCGGCCGATGACTTGTTGCGCTCCGCTGATACGGCGATGTCTGAAGTTAAAATGCTGGGTAAGGATAGCTGGTATTTTTTTAACGACAGCTTACAGGAAAAAGTGCGCTTGAGGTTGTCGATTACGCAAGGTTTGCGGATGGCGATCGAGCGCGATGATTTTTCCCCCCGATTTCAACCGATTGTCTGCGCCGCAACCGGCCGTATCATAGCGGCTGAATTACTGCTGCGCTGGTTTCCATCAACCGGTGAAGTTTCTCCGGCTATTTTCATCCCGATTGCCGAGATGACCGGCCCTATCCTCGCGATCGGCAACTGGGTGTTTCGGGAGGCCTGCCGGGCTGAAGCCGAATGGCGTCGATTATGGGGTGATAATGCACCCGCTTATATTTCGGTTAATGTTTCGGCAAGGCAGTTGGATGAGGAATCGCTTTCCGATCAATTTGCCGAAATCATTCGTGAAACCGGTGCCGAACCTTCGAGGATATTGCTTGAAATCACCGAAACGTCTTTGATGGCCGATGTCGAAACGAATCTACGC
It includes:
- a CDS encoding PAS domain S-box protein, whose protein sequence is MIASGALAILQNAALLLTIALAFDMTAGRLLFKPKLAGQIAIGLGIALIGMVIMLTPWYYQPGIIFDTRSVLLSISGLFFGAIPTAVAMAGTAALRLYQGGIATWTGVSVIIVSGLAGILWRHFRPSPLVEISWRELWLFGLIVHVLMLALMLVLPYSTAIQVLSDIALPVLTIYPLAVVMLGSLMTIRLRRDRDTAMLRESETRFRTLFEQAAAGVAQVDIRTGRFMRINRRFCDIVGYTRDEMEQLTYQSITHPEDVAADNAKTQRLLAGAIREFSMEKRYIHKNGDSVWVNLTVSPLWEEGQSPNWTVAIVIDITKRKQAEQATHAARTETEQLLKESDRQRLVLLSLIEDQKAAEIALKESETRYRSLANNGRVLIWSARLDKMCDYFNEPWLQFTGRTMEQEWGLGWAEGVHTDDYDRCVQVYNEAFDKREKFSMVYRLRRHDGEYRWIIDDGVPRYDHKGDFVGYLGYCLDITERIEAEQEVLRLNAYLERRVSERTAELEQANKELESFSYSVSHDLRAPLRAINGFAQILARRHSDTLNDEGRHYLDNVIEAGNRMSQLIEDLLEYSRTGRRAVQMSPIALSPLLKQLSATFAERITATQATLEIIEPLASPIGDVTLIGQILSNLLDNALIYRKPDIPPKITITSCNNNSQVIIQVTDNGIGIEPEYYDKIFQVFQRLHNEDEYPGTGIGLAIVAKSARMMGGSVKVESTPGNGSSFSIRLPAAN
- a CDS encoding GAF domain-containing protein, with protein sequence MRQRLSKAAIITLLYLAFAGFWILASDWLVGLLITDRTLLVRIQAWKGAAFVLMTALILYALLRLKLPTQDEVDSGVFNFRAGLLIAAYISIALSIGGFGYLVYRQQAEEFTAQQFSVESTIVKSKARHIENWLTERRQDVKLIQSHPAPLAIDAHVSSQLDKTLEAKLQSYFDALLETKEWVGVKLYTKEGHPLFATGEAIETSDALRQAIIDSSQSQRLTINDIHRLRSNPDQYRLEFITPIIVNEPQKTFVMMVLSADPTIQLYKSLNEWSAISADSELFLVRREGDEVVYLNKTEGIASSPLAIRKPLSQTNLSAARAVLDGAGFCRCINDRDLEVLAAFQPISDMPWHVLLENNADTILKPLKLRAKLIFLVVIFAVGAGGLAVLLLWRSQQMRFALFRQRQLEDRAAIVGHYDRLVKLARDIFLLTDLEGRIVEANEAASSAYGYEIDELRSMTIRDLTPSHLQAAIQNIWPSADTKDGALFETLQLRKNGDIFPVEISCSPLEIDGNHYRQSFIRDISARQAAEEQIQRLNKAYATLSETNQAIVRTRDPNKLFQRLCRIAVEYGGYLGAWIGRIDEISGRIEPAASFGALDEYIRQTEIAITPDSSKGRGPTANVMRKGRPYYCEDFLNDAITAPWHGLARQYGIGASVALPLRCGNRLVAVFNLYAAETHIFDRQMRTLLEEMAQDISFALDNFERETARKQAEYRLKTLFETIPDFVWLKDHSGTFLACNPAIEELFGVPASEIIGKTDYDFVSPETADAFRANDLAAAAAGKPVTNEEALTFSGDGRNIRVQTTKTPMYDANGKLIGVLGIARDISELKQQQALLAAANNALEQIAEGRPLTTILKHIARNIEQHSPDMLCSILLMDADGLHLRHGSAPSLPAAYNQAVDGIEIGPSVGSCGTAAFTKQPVFVDDIAESPLWKNYKHLALDHDLRACWSTPILSGTGKVLGTFAAYYRTPRHATESERQLINAFAHLAAIAIEREQDTQKLNRQLDELRRWHTVTLDRESRIMDLKQEVNALLTRLGEPTRYSASVPELKP
- a CDS encoding sterol desaturase family protein: MTLTMNTSMSFFEAVAGWPMIASFDLAGFTLLMFFIILSAIEAHRPRKKLPKSNLKNSYRVNITLLLFNSLVLSLLSVSSLLIVAENFSGAGILSGMSDSLMKAALSLLLLDLVFYLWHKACHDFDVLWLFHKVHHSEPYLNASTAYRVHILEILAATFIKAFSIVIFGFDKASVLAYELLMMLFVMFHHANIAFSREKDLGYLFITPYLHRVHHSTVRTEHDRNYGAVFSIWDRLFGTLIELDPKQIGLNGQAPLTFFKLLKFGVTPEPKANPVDEMPEAMPMIAEAAYFKAEKRGFEPGNEMLDWLEAEREVVRNAYSGNAIKKRFRFDIGTLLKLSLKNNGAMQS
- a CDS encoding EAL domain-containing protein; its protein translation is MSNYDCNESIRLGLMPPLTGLVGIYGDEIVRAATIACGEINERGGVLGRPLQLIVEDDGSLPETAVQAAIKLVDEHRCSAIIGNLLSNSRILVATQVAEPRRIPYLNFSFYEGSISGRYFFHFAALPNQQIDKMIACMAKYYGQKMFFAGNNYEWPRGSIDAAKRALTELGGAVVGEEYLSIGVSYREIDDLLKQVAHSGADVFAPFFAGIDQVKLLSRFSELGLKNRMTVVMGHFDEIMASRLPASVREGFYSSNTYFMSVDTPENRNYLARLEQLPGIDGLWPYGNGMLTNFGEATYLCVQAFAKAAEVAGSVYPEALVAALENVSIKGPQGRVQMDANTHHAYVNTYLSRCTAEGSFRIIESFGLIPPVIPDRYRMQTRQPVEAGKVDSVSQLITDDAKQLMQKLSTAWDILSIADMAILATDEFGIIVEANTNACQVFGYSSKELIGLSVHLLLPPHLRERHVELFRLFVEGEETERRMSGRSPVTGYRKDGTFFPLEASIAKFRQDGHWLLVVTMRDITENKRVEDEILWSATHDALTELPNRRLLRERLTDALQRSRRQGTNVALLFVDLDNFSLVNNIHDHKVGDQVLQTTARRLMEIVRPGDSVAHLSADEFVVLCEQLENPTMISTLAERINEALRQPIDINGNQVSVTASVGIAVGQGSTHSADDLLRSADTAMSEVKMLGKDSWYFFNDSLQEKVRLRLSITQGLRMAIERDDFSPRFQPIVCAATGRIIAAELLLRWFPSTGEVSPAIFIPIAEMTGPILAIGNWVFREACRAEAEWRRLWGDNAPAYISVNVSARQLDEESLSDQFAEIIRETGAEPSRILLEITETSLMADVETNLRMLRRLADQGLRVAVDDFGTGYSSLAQLIRLPVSVLKIDRAFIDGLENQQENRLVTQAIIGLGRGLGLKMVAEGVENELQLRELRALGCDYIQGYYFYRPLDWNTFVESVEREIETETPDAPSPLFFVLYVSQAVRPMPDNEIEALLEQTRQFNKLNGITGCLLHRDGWFMQLIEGSPEKVMALTEKIKLDPRHKDMQVVIQGPERRRLFPEWSMGYREVDQANDEPDFSSWRKRVIGFEELAEDAKICYEFITSFKTRTV